Below is a genomic region from Leptospira venezuelensis.
ACCAAGACCCTTTGGTAATAGCGATTATGCGTCATTCCATTTCGATCATTATCAGATTTAAATTTCCTTTCTCTCCTTAAATTCGCATGTTGATTTCTTATCCGAATAATAAGGAGTGTAGCTATAAAATCAGGAATTTCTCTTCTTCGGCCCATTCTTTTTTACAAGGGTATAATTCAACTCCGCCCCTCTGTGCTTAACTATTTCTATAGCTATCTTAATAATATTCTTTTCAGTAACATATCTAGCCATATAGGAAACCGATTTACTTATTAAGTAATGATTATTCGGATTTTCTCTTCCCTTCTTCTTATAAGGATCTCGCATCTCAATATCTGAATTTAAGAAATCCAAAGTCCGACCAGTTAATGCGCATTTCCAGCCTTGAATTTTCAACATTTTCTTTAAATCTTCCCTAGTGAATTTAAACTCGCTCTTTTTCTTTCTCTCTTCCTTTAAGTATGTCATTTCTCTCCTCCAGATACTTGATTCGCTCTTTCATCGTATAACCGTATTTACTTCTACCACCAGTATTCCTTTCTCTTACTAAAACTTCTATTTTATCAAGACTTCCGACTCCCTCTAAGAATTGATCCCGATTGAAGGTATAAAGAATGTCTGGCAAATCAGGAATAAGCTTCTCTACATAGTATTGAATAGCCTCGTTTTCTTTATTTTTAACCTGAGTAACTTTAGCGATACCCAACTGTGCCCAACGTCTGGTGATTCGTAATAAAGGAGCTTGAGAAGTGGTTCCTGCTAATTCATAGCTTTTCTGGTGAATAGGAGAATCTAAACTAATTCCCTTCCAGAGCATATAAGCTACTGAGTTATAGTATTTCTCCTTTCTCTTCCGAAACTTGGGACCTGATTCCATGAAATCAAGATAGTCCAAATGAGCTTGGTGTATTAAATAATTCTTATTTGCCTCAAATAGATTTTTAAACTGCTTATCTATCTTCTTCCTGGTTTTACTTTTATCTCTATGAATTCTACTTTCAGGAGAAGGAAGCTTATAAATGAGGTCTTTACGATGTTTAAGTAGATTTTTAGATCTGAGGGGGATTCTACAGGAATTTCTAGAAAATCTATATCTATCCCCTACATTCCCCAATTTGGCTACCTTTTTACTAGTAAGACAATCAAAGCCATAGACTTTAATACCTTTAAGAGCAGCATATTCATTCAGATATAAAATAGAGTTTTGAGGTTGAATATAAGAGTAACTAGCTATGAAGGAATATTTCAAACTCCTTTGTACGGCTTCTGCAACTTGATTGTTTACGGAATCCTTGGACCATCTATTTCTAGCCCAAACATTTCTTTTATTATCAACAGCCCTAGCTGAGTGGTTTATACTTTTTGAATTCGGGAAATATCTTTCTAAGTAAGGAAAACCACTATCACTAAAAATCGCTGTCTCCTTAGGTAAATAATCAAAGAAAGGTAATATAGTTTTACCTTGTTGATCTGGAACAGAGTTAAAGATTACTGCACCACCCTTTAGAGCCTGTGTCAAAATCAAAGAGCCTATTTGATATTTCCCCTTAGCTTCTGCTACTGAATCAGAAAGATATATACTTGAAGTCTGCCCTGAATGCTTGAACCTTTTACGAAAACCATTAGCTCTTTGAGAAGCAGAGAATAAAGCTAAAGTATCTGTGTGTAATACTGGTTTATCTTTTATAAAAGGTCCTAAATCGCCTGTTTCTGGCAGAATTTTACCTTTCCAAGCCTTCTTAATCTCTTTAACCATTTCTCCTTTAATAGAAGGAATAAGATCACTTAAGAATATCTGTAATCTTCTCTTTAGAAGCAAACTAGTATTCTTTGATACCCCTAACCTCCTTTGTATCTCTGAAGAAGATAAACCTAATGGAGATCTATATAATGCTTCTATAAATATATAGGAAAAGGTCCATAATGGAATCTTTAAGTGTTCTAAAGGTGTATTTTTAGTTAAAGATACCTGACAGTTACATTGGGAGCATCTAAGTACATTTTCTCTAGTAGAAACACCTTTAGTTAGAGGAATTTTACAAGTAGGACATTGTTTAGGATAACATTTAGTTAGGAGGTTTCTAGTAAGTTCAGTGTAATAGGTAAGATTTAGATTAGGAAAGCGATTGTTGAAGTGGTCTTTAGCAGTAAGAGGTTTTTCTCTAGTGGGTTTACTAGTTGGTAGGTGGTGACGGCGGGGTAATTCTGTGTTTCTTGGAACACTGGGCAAAACTTCGGAACCGAGAACTTTCCATAGGAAGGGTGAGGTTTCGAATGTTTGTGAGTTTTGCCCGTTGTGGAAAGAAGACTCAGAATCATTTGGTCGGAACAATCGTGATCCACTCAATGAACTTAGTTTTAAAAAACTCATCGATTTGCCCTGTGAACTGGTGATAAATCAAAAAGAAAATCCAGTAAGCCAAAGTCGCCGCAACTAGAGTTCTCGCAGTCATATTTGCTAAAAGTGGAGAAGCAGTATAATACATACGAATCACTGCGATTGGCCAGAGGAATAATAGGAAAAAGTAAATCGCTCTCGGAATTCCATAGAGCCAGCTTAAGATCTCGGAAGGATAAGATTTAGATAATCTTTCGTAAGCTTCTTTTAACTCGGGAAAGAATTGGAAGAAATAGAATACAAAAACGAAAAATGTAGCGATCTTCCAAATGATTTCTATGTCGTTTCGGATCAGCACCAAAGTCAAACCAACGAACCAAATCAAAAAAATTGGAAATACGATCTGCTGTAATAAGGAACCTGACTGGGCGAGAAACATCAATTAGATCTCCTAAGATCATTTTCGGCAGAAACTTGGCCTGACACCCACTCTAAACATTGCAGAAAACTCTCCGGATCTGCTTTTCCGAGACCTGCAATATCAAAAGCAGTCCCATGATCCGGAGAAACCCGGATAAAATCCAGTCCCAAAGTTACATTCACTCCAAATTTTCCCTCCCACATCTTGAATGGGATAAGCCCTTGGTCATGATAACATGCCAAAAACAGAGAATATTTTGCCCTGGAAGTTTCGCTAAACGCCCCGTCTGCGGAGATTGGATCCGTAACATCCAATCCGGCCTTTCTCATCTTAGAAATCATTGGCATTAGTATCTTCTTCTCTTCGTCCCCAACCTTTCCACCTTCTCCCGCATGAGGATTTAGGCCTAAGAATGCAATTTTTCCCTTAGAGATAGGAGCGGAACGAATGGCGGAAATGAAACTAGATAGGTGGATTTTTTTTAAATAAGAAGGTACCTTCTTTAATGGAACATGAGTGGTTAAAGGAAGAACATTCAGTTCTTTTCCCGCCATAAGCATATAAGTTTTTTTCTTATACACTTCTGCTAAATATTCCGTATGACCTGTGAATTTTTTCACTCCAGATTTGATCACCCATTCTTTACTTAATGGAAGTGTAATCAAGTTACCGCCGATTTTTTTTTGGATGCGGACCGCTTCTTCTAAACTTGCAAACGCAGCTTTTCCGGATATCGGGCCAGGTTTACCAATTACTAAAGAGTTTTGTTCAGAAGGGGAAAGTGAATTTATTCTCCAAAGATAAAGTCCGGGAGAAGTGAGTGAAAATGGATCTTTGATTTCCTGCCAACCAGGATAAGAAAGAGAAGAATTAGAACTAATAAGTAGGATTTGTCTTTGTTGGGAGAAGGTGTTTATCTTCTCCCTAGAAATTTGAAGAATTTCCGGCCCGATTCCACAAGGATCTCCCTCTGTGATAAGGATGGGAATCAAGGCCTATAACCAGGAAGATTAAGCTTCCTTAGCTGCTGTTTGTTTACCAAAAAGTCTTTCTAATGTCAAAGAGTCCTTAGCATATTCCAATTCGATATGATCTTTATTGGAATGTTTCAGGTCGCTGGAAATGATACAACGTCCTTCGAGTACCACTCCGTTTTGGATGATCAATTCAGGTGTGCGGATATCTCCCAAAATTCTGGAGGTAGGAAGAAGCATCACTCTGTTACGAGCAGTAATATTTCCAATTACGATACCTTCTACAATTACGCTGGCAGCAGTGATGTTTGTGCGAACTTTACCGGAAGCTCCGATATACAATTGTTCCGCTTGGAGAGATTTTCCTTCGAACTTTCCATCAATCTTTAAGGATCCATTGATGAAGAATTTTCCGTTAAAGTAGGAATTTTCGCCGATTGTGGAGTTTGTAACTTCGGAGGAGTTCTTAACAAGTGCCATGAATATAAAATCCTATTTGCGAAAGACCGCAGGTTTTCGGTTTATACACTAATAAACCGGACCCGCCCCTTCCGAAAAGGAATTTTTTAAGCTGGGAGCTATTTTTGCGGTTTCTCTCTCATCCCCGTCCGGACAGCAATTATCGAAGGAGAAAATTCTAATTTTTTAAAGATCCAGACTCATTCGGATCATATCCCGGCAGTGGATTCCATTCTCATAGATCGGTTCCGGATAATTTTTGGTAAAAAAATCGAAATCAATCCCAGTGATTCTAAACCCGCATTTTTGATATAAACCCAACTGGCCAATCCCGGCATTGCCCGTCCCTATTTCAAGGGTATGAAAACCGTCTTCTCTTGCCTGGGAAATCGCATGAAGCACCAATTTTTTTCCAAATCCCTTGCCCTGCTCTCCTTCTTTCACTGCTACATTAATGATCTCGGAAGTTCCAGGACGAGTCGTCAAAAGTACATAAACTCCTAAAATTTCCGAATTTCCAGACTCCAGTACATAGCAGTTAGCTCTATCCCAGTATGACCGTATTATTTTTTCATTCGGGTCCGCGAGAAGTAGAAGATCCATAGGCGGAGTTTCATTAGAAGAAAGTTTTCTGATCGTAAAGGCCATGAGTAAGGTTGATGAACTTATTTTTGCAGACTGAAAAATTCAGATCTTAATGTTTG
It encodes:
- a CDS encoding GNAT family N-acetyltransferase; its protein translation is MAFTIRKLSSNETPPMDLLLLADPNEKIIRSYWDRANCYVLESGNSEILGVYVLLTTRPGTSEIINVAVKEGEQGKGFGKKLVLHAISQAREDGFHTLEIGTGNAGIGQLGLYQKCGFRITGIDFDFFTKNYPEPIYENGIHCRDMIRMSLDL
- a CDS encoding bactofilin family protein — its product is MALVKNSSEVTNSTIGENSYFNGKFFINGSLKIDGKFEGKSLQAEQLYIGASGKVRTNITAASVIVEGIVIGNITARNRVMLLPTSRILGDIRTPELIIQNGVVLEGRCIISSDLKHSNKDHIELEYAKDSLTLERLFGKQTAAKEA
- a CDS encoding PdxA family dehydrogenase, whose translation is MIPILITEGDPCGIGPEILQISREKINTFSQQRQILLISSNSSLSYPGWQEIKDPFSLTSPGLYLWRINSLSPSEQNSLVIGKPGPISGKAAFASLEEAVRIQKKIGGNLITLPLSKEWVIKSGVKKFTGHTEYLAEVYKKKTYMLMAGKELNVLPLTTHVPLKKVPSYLKKIHLSSFISAIRSAPISKGKIAFLGLNPHAGEGGKVGDEEKKILMPMISKMRKAGLDVTDPISADGAFSETSRAKYSLFLACYHDQGLIPFKMWEGKFGVNVTLGLDFIRVSPDHGTAFDIAGLGKADPESFLQCLEWVSGQVSAENDLRRSN